One Gadus chalcogrammus isolate NIFS_2021 chromosome 4, NIFS_Gcha_1.0, whole genome shotgun sequence DNA segment encodes these proteins:
- the lmo4a gene encoding LIM domain transcription factor LMO4a, whose protein sequence is MRPAMVNSRVVEAPAVAVMGGGGGAVVARRLCGGCGDRIADRFMLFSMERYWHTRCLKCSCCHAQLGEYSSTCYSKGGMILCKNDYIRLFGHSGACSACGQTIPASEMVMRAQGNVYHVKCFTCATCRNRLMPGDRFHYINGTIFCEHDRPGGGLLSHPTSLMPDQKVC, encoded by the exons ATGAG ACCAGCGATGGTGAACAGCAGGGTGGTCGAGGCTCCCGCCGTAGCGGTGATGGGCGGCG gcggcggcgcgGTCGTGGCCAGGAGGCTTTGCGGTGGCTGCGGGGACCGCATCGCCGACCGCTTCATGCTCTTCTCCATGGAGCGCTACTGGCACACGCGCTGCCTGAAGTGCTCCTGCTGCCACGCCCAGCTGGGGGAGTACAGCAGCACCTGCTACAGCAAGGGGGGCATGATCCTCTGCAAGAACGACTACATCAG gctcTTCGGACACAGCGGTGCATGCAGTGCTTGTGGCCAGACGATCCCAGCCAGTGAGATGGTGATGCGGGCGCAGGGCAATGTTTACCACGTTAAG tgttTCACCTGTGCTACCTGTAGAAACCGGTTGATGCCCGGGGACCGCTTCCACTACATCAACGGAACCATCTTCTGTGAACACGACCGGCccgggggggggctgctcagCCACCCCACCTCCCTGATGCCAGACCAGAAG GTGTGCTga